One region of Danio aesculapii chromosome 7, fDanAes4.1, whole genome shotgun sequence genomic DNA includes:
- the LOC130232776 gene encoding transmembrane protein 151B has protein sequence MQEATADGEEPILDGAAREEQRPVKQSLAASLCRESHWKCLLLTLLMFGCFGTLAWCKLCKVPVLAPTEPEAAVEEPGHPSTTSASSDVFTPLEGDLDSPCSSGYIYIPLAFLAMLYVVYLVECWHCYSKTAMLAQAEVAEVYERVQRLQQATPCIWWKAISYHYVRRTRQVTRYRNGDAYTTTQVYHERVNTHAASSEFDYARYGVKDVSKELRGLMDHPAVRLRFTKCFSFASARAEAAYLTQRARFFGENEGLDDYMEAREGMHLKNVDFREHILAFPDPARQPWYARRKVFWLASALLLSWPLRVVAEYRTAYVHYHVEKLFGDADDNNRGDVTENGGSNENGNGPGTGSSYRAISRVNTVDMTELEWHIRCNQQMVPSYSEALLMDPGSVTNQGTSTPPAGQGANSTASGPTLPVAFTSAYLLQNCPRCRRTTSSASLPSRLRGPTAALLSGTMAGMRASGSGGGAGGPGRLVLSRSGFSLGRLQAPRPPSLFHSRSVGGGLAARGEETGGGGGFLGLGSRQDEESRRVLEGEGDEEEEAVNVAEREEEGEREGEQREQQEDAEEEEAREGDRPPTYQDAFFFPVLIVHGEESCHSGEDIS, from the coding sequence CAGCGTCCGGTGAAGCAGTCCTTGGCTGCCTCTCTGTGTCGAGAGTCTCACTGGAAGTGTCTTCTCCTTACTCTGCTCATGTTCGGCTGTTTTGGCACACTGGCCTGGTGCAAGCTGTGCAAAGTTCCAGTGCTTGCTCCAACAGAGCCAGAAGCTGCAGTTGAGGAGCCCGGACACCCCTCTACGACCTCTGCAAGCTCCGATGTCTTCACCCCTCTAGAAGGGGATCTGGATAGTCCTTGTTCCAGCGGCTACATTTATATTCCTCTGGCTTTCCTGGCTATGCTGTATGTTGTTTACCTGGTGGAATGCTGGCACTGCTACTCCAAAACGGCCATGTTGGCTCAAGCAGAGGTTGCGGAGGTGTACGAGCGCGTGCAGAGACTGCAACAAGCAACACCGTGCATTTGGTGGAAGGCCATCAGTTACCACTATGTGCGACGGACAAGACAGGTGACTCGATATCGCAATGGAGATGCCTACACCACGACACAAGTGTATCATGAGCGTGTAAACACACACGCGGCAAGCTCAGAGTTTGACTACGCTAGGTACGGCGTCAAAGACGTTTCAAAGGAACTAAGGGGATTAATGGATCACCCGGCCGTGCGGCTGCGCTTCACCAAATGCTTTAGTTTCGCAAGTGCCCGAGCTGAGGCTGCCTACCTCACCCAGCGGGCACGTTTTTTTGGTGAAAATGAAGGACTTGATGATTACATGGAGGCACGGGAGGGAATGCATTTGAAGAATGTGGATTTCCGTGAACACATCCTAGCTTTCCCTGACCCAGCCAGACAGCCCTGGTACGCCAGGCGTAAGGTTTTCTGGCTGGCCTCGGCTCTGCTCCTGTCCTGGCCACTTCGGGTTGTTGCGGAGTATCGCACTGCATATGTGCACTACCATGTAGAGAAACTGTTTGGGGACGCTGATGACAACAATAGAGGCGATGTAACCGAGAATGGTGGGAGCAACGAAAATGGGAACGGACCTGGCACTGGATCAAGCTATCGTGCTATTTCACGAGTTAATACAGTGGACATGACAGAGCTGGAGTGGCACATTCGCTGCAACCAACAGATGGTCCCAAGCTACTCCGAAGCTCTGTTGATGGATCCTGGTTCAGTTACCAATCAAGGTACCAGCACTCCTCCAGCGGGGCAGGGGGCAAACTCGACAGCGAGTGGCCCAACTCTTCCGGTGGCCTTCACCTCTGCCTACTTGCTCCAAAACTGTCCTCGGTGCCGCCGCACCACGAGCAGCGCTTCCCTTCCATCCCGACTCAGAGGCCCGACCGCAGCTCTGCTGAGTGGAACTATGGCTGGGATGAGAGCTAGTGGATCAGGAGGCGGTGCTGGAGGTCCAGGACGACTGGTTCTAAGCAGGAGCGGCTTCTCATTGGGACGACTCCAGGCCCCTCGTCCTCCGTCCCTCTTCCACTCCCGAAGTGTCGGTGGAGGACTAGCAGCAAGAGGAGAAGAGACAGGTGGAGGAGGGGGATTTTTGGGTTTGGGATCCAGACAAGATGAAGAGAGCAGAAGAGTGCTGGAGGGAGAGGGTGACGAGGAAGAGGAGGCGGTAAATGTGGCGGAAAGAGAAGAAGAAGGTGAGAGAGAAGGGGAGCAAAGAGAGCAACAGGAGGATGCAGAAGAAGAGGAAGCAAGGGAAGGAGACAGACCTCCTACATATCAGGATGCCTTTTTCTTCCCCGTGTTGATTGTGCATGGAGAGGAGAGCTGCCATTCAGGTGAGGACATTTCCTGA